In a single window of the Roseiconus lacunae genome:
- a CDS encoding YifB family Mg chelatase-like AAA ATPase — translation MASTLLSDLPSQQQDAPNASHRPVAFGGYACHHCGCAAEGDFSGIKDMLARLKTYTLLGIEAMPVDVEVDISPAAMPKTILVGLPDTAVKESTHRVERAIVNSGFTRPIDRIVINLAPGDLPKQAASFDLSVALGVLAGSGQLIPDRLENYAIIGELALEGYTRPVKGCLSIAIEAAKAEGLAGLVLPAANAAEAAVVEGLDVIPVESLAQAVGFFAGEIDLAPAPSRLEELFEEHSAYEIDFGDVRGQESAKRAITLAAAGSHNLIMIGPPGSGKTMLAKRVPTVLPTLSAPESIETTRIYSALGQLPSGQPLLARRPFRSPHHTISDAGLVGGGSPPSPGEISKAHNGILFLDELPEFNRKTLEVMRQPLEDGVVTISRALRSTTFPSDFMLIAAANPCPCGYRSDPRRACNCTPPQVEKYMSRISGPLMDRIDIQIEVPAVPFEELSGSGNVTGGTTSAQMREAVEQARKRQAARFSGDRTGVRYNAQMTSRQVRECCKLDSTCSDMLRHSVEEMGLSARAHDKILRVCRTIADVSGEDKISEIHLAEAINYRNLDRDLWV, via the coding sequence ATGGCATCGACGTTGCTTAGTGATCTCCCCAGCCAGCAACAGGACGCACCGAACGCATCCCATCGGCCGGTTGCTTTCGGAGGGTATGCGTGTCACCATTGCGGGTGTGCTGCCGAAGGAGACTTTTCTGGGATCAAGGACATGCTTGCACGGCTCAAGACGTACACGTTACTGGGGATCGAAGCGATGCCGGTGGATGTGGAAGTTGACATTTCCCCCGCCGCGATGCCCAAAACGATTCTCGTCGGGCTTCCCGACACCGCCGTCAAAGAGTCAACGCACCGTGTCGAGCGAGCCATCGTCAACAGCGGTTTTACGCGTCCGATCGACCGCATCGTGATTAATTTGGCGCCTGGTGATCTTCCCAAACAAGCCGCCTCGTTTGACCTTTCGGTCGCCCTCGGGGTGCTCGCCGGAAGCGGTCAACTGATCCCCGATCGCTTGGAAAACTACGCGATCATCGGCGAGCTTGCTTTGGAGGGCTACACTCGTCCGGTCAAAGGCTGCTTGTCGATCGCGATCGAAGCGGCCAAAGCGGAAGGTTTGGCCGGCTTGGTGTTGCCAGCCGCGAACGCTGCCGAAGCGGCGGTCGTGGAGGGATTAGATGTGATTCCGGTGGAGAGTTTGGCGCAAGCGGTCGGGTTTTTCGCCGGAGAAATCGATCTCGCTCCGGCCCCCAGTCGCCTTGAAGAACTATTCGAAGAGCATAGCGCTTACGAGATCGACTTTGGCGATGTCCGCGGCCAAGAATCTGCCAAGCGAGCAATCACGCTCGCCGCCGCCGGGTCGCACAATCTAATCATGATCGGTCCCCCAGGCAGCGGGAAAACGATGTTGGCCAAGCGGGTGCCGACGGTGTTGCCGACGCTAAGTGCCCCGGAGTCGATCGAGACAACGCGGATCTATTCGGCACTCGGTCAGTTACCGAGCGGGCAGCCTTTGTTGGCCCGTCGGCCGTTTCGTTCGCCCCATCATACGATCAGTGACGCGGGGCTCGTCGGTGGAGGCAGTCCGCCGTCGCCTGGCGAGATCAGTAAAGCTCACAACGGGATTTTGTTTCTCGACGAGCTCCCTGAATTCAATCGGAAAACGCTCGAGGTGATGCGCCAACCGCTCGAGGATGGCGTCGTGACGATCTCGCGGGCGCTGCGCTCGACGACCTTTCCCAGTGATTTTATGCTGATCGCGGCGGCGAACCCCTGTCCGTGCGGGTATCGCAGTGATCCGCGCCGGGCCTGCAATTGCACCCCGCCACAAGTCGAGAAATACATGAGCCGAATTTCGGGACCGCTCATGGATCGGATTGACATTCAAATTGAAGTCCCCGCCGTTCCTTTCGAAGAACTCTCTGGGTCGGGAAATGTGACCGGCGGAACGACGAGCGCTCAGATGCGGGAAGCGGTCGAGCAGGCTCGGAAGCGTCAGGCGGCACGATTCTCCGGCGACCGCACCGGAGTCCGTTACAACGCGCAGATGACCAGTCGCCAAGTTCGCGAGTGTTGCAAGTTAGATTCGACATGTAGTGACATGCTGCGTCACAGCGTCGAAGAGATGGGGCTTTCGGCGAGGGCGCACGACAAGATTTTGCGAGTTTGCCGGACGATCGCAGACGTCTCGGGGGAGGACAAGATCAGCGAGATTCACTTGGCCGAAGCGATCAACTATCGCAATCTCGACCGGGACCTCTGGGTTTGA
- a CDS encoding PD-(D/E)XK nuclease domain-containing protein translates to MAIDPAYERNHQKDWPAACESALSRDLFPIDRQAFTFRPIEVLGIAYGIKLLADPSGSLFSAFTETVRSCLSKANQDAKSRLLYRFAEILLEQGNNELPRLLGDQISFEMAVVIKWLDTQNTVEVSIDSDLVIAVEDKILNDVAVGKFDLKNVADATLLLIALEESIERRLRSRLNETAIVPATDRDAARLVEQLCRNFPLFARQLQKRRKDVKQDGTKKRLPRPTIAMVDEYDVQDAFHAILLLFFEDVRAEPWTPSYADNQNRIDFVLPDHQLAIEVKHTGDRLTQRHIADQLIIDARYYRQETTCKHLICFIYDPNLRLKNPVALEKDLASEDDDFRVSVVVCPHGK, encoded by the coding sequence ATGGCGATAGATCCAGCGTACGAGAGAAACCACCAGAAAGATTGGCCCGCAGCCTGCGAGTCGGCTCTGAGTCGTGACTTGTTCCCCATCGATCGGCAAGCATTCACATTTCGGCCAATCGAGGTGCTGGGTATCGCTTACGGCATTAAGCTATTGGCCGATCCATCCGGTTCGCTATTCTCTGCGTTCACCGAGACGGTTCGCAGTTGCCTGTCCAAGGCAAACCAAGACGCGAAATCTCGATTGCTCTATCGTTTCGCGGAAATTCTTCTAGAGCAAGGTAACAACGAACTGCCAAGGCTACTGGGCGACCAAATTTCCTTTGAAATGGCAGTTGTCATTAAGTGGCTGGACACGCAGAACACGGTCGAAGTATCAATCGACTCCGATCTTGTTATTGCGGTCGAAGATAAGATTCTGAACGATGTCGCCGTCGGAAAATTTGACCTCAAGAATGTCGCAGACGCGACGCTTCTGTTGATCGCTTTGGAGGAAAGCATCGAACGGCGTCTTAGATCTCGTCTTAATGAAACTGCAATTGTTCCCGCGACTGATCGTGACGCAGCACGGCTGGTCGAACAGCTATGCCGAAATTTTCCCCTGTTCGCCCGGCAACTTCAAAAGCGGCGAAAAGATGTAAAGCAAGACGGAACAAAGAAAAGGCTCCCGAGACCCACCATCGCGATGGTTGATGAGTATGACGTCCAAGACGCGTTCCATGCGATCCTGCTGTTATTTTTTGAGGACGTTCGTGCGGAGCCCTGGACTCCGTCGTATGCGGACAATCAAAACAGAATAGATTTCGTGTTGCCTGATCATCAACTTGCCATTGAGGTGAAGCACACCGGTGATCGGCTGACTCAGCGCCACATTGCCGATCAGCTTATTATTGACGCTCGATATTATCGCCAGGAAACGACCTGCAAGCACTTGATTTGCTTCATTTATGACCCGAATCTCCGACTGAAGAATCCAGTTGCCTTGGAGAAGGATCTTGCGTCGGAAGATGACGACTTCCGCGTATCGGTGGTGGTCTGTCCGCATGGGAAGTGA
- a CDS encoding vWA domain-containing protein: MKTRRRLFSATAEKFQMRAVAVHSTRLASRFRRLAPLAIAMIAMMAPIVSADEAQIRIVSFQASEGDSYFAASIVPAADDALLSAASKAAADVVVIVDTSASQAGEFRRESMSALKSVLSNVRASDRVKVYAADVDAVEMSSSFAAASDSATENVMSNLSRRLPLGHTNMVDVIESVRGSLLTQPHAHTRSIIYIGDGASIDATGNEQRFAAMIDALRADHITVHSVAIGPTKNVELMAILANQTGGVLGIVEASSGNTAAAIARQVTESAVRSPIWVETLKVPASLQLVQSKRIPPLRVDRDSILLGSMKEPVKEVAISLQGVTPTAKVSIEGDASVEADHPDFGFLPGLVERAEINDGLTLPTAHSGLLRQTAELMAAQSNELVRAGKLALKQGNKKGAKAVADMAVQADPSNEEAKSLQRLSGTTLIIQNESPFGGDDLFGEAGGDAAGDAGALDDLFGPDASEPAAPADDAPAPAGDDLFGPADPAPAAPAPTAPAPAAAAPPADAAPMGRRPQVPPNRTIVGDDEIIESGGDLLRNVEAARTAAEGRLRAEVRGALRIAERALRSDPTGVAGQLKSVLARVQSLPDINPKLRRELESQLQSAIQAASSAESRFMAQQENIVAQQEAARATAQLLEKTYRREATLQTLSRQMNALIDEGQYDKADGEVSLEFAALAGDSITEDSVAGRHFTDQPLALQVYDRDRRYKEMRERNFVDAFSLVLKSNIPFVDEPPVMYPDADVWRELSDRRLAEYSSIQLVGDNEMEQLIEKRLSDETSQTFIEIPLSEAIRKIADDHEIPIVIDQRALEELGLDAEIGVNIDLKNVSLRSFLRLMLRDLDLTYLIKDEVMQITTIEAADENLVTKVYPVGDLVVPIISGGGMGGGMGGGMGGGMGGMGGGMGGMGGGMGGMGGGMGGGGMMGGGAFVVPDDVDLSDKNANRTVAEANGAQASDSEASAGRPARLTEEQLASIEPIKLEIKDGQTRTEAWAEYFAGLEINSAVELTLLDQRIRRSVSRYSYKAAAADKAGDRDAATEWFAQSRDLIQEAILAGHIQPWMYHAYAIALTATGAPDTDVERALLSAVDFAETPSDILNVASRLEAIGSNAAALRLCKRVADLEPNRREPYVVGMRLAEAMDDNDAIVWACSGVLSQAWPADFADVVDKAKLLARSTYAELIENGETEKAAAFGEQLKLASAHDVVIRVSWTGDADIDLAVEEPSGTVCSLENRSSAGGGTLLGDSYPGQGESKAGTISETYVCPQGFSGQYRLLVRKVWGEVSTGQATVEIVTDAGRPSQKFIREEIPLTEKDALFVFDVKEGKRKEMLGEAQLAHLRDVQRDLNDQMLGQFAAPSNSSEVLQELFSDVSRFGGGVSGGVNNPFFGRAPAVGFQPEITQLPEGASLSGLAIISADRRYVRITPFPFFSQVGDVTTFNFVDGDTGGGGGGGVGGGAGGLGGGGLGGGAAGGFGN, from the coding sequence ATGAAGACACGCAGACGCCTGTTTTCAGCCACCGCGGAGAAATTTCAGATGCGAGCAGTCGCAGTTCACTCGACCCGATTGGCGAGCCGTTTTCGGCGGCTTGCCCCACTGGCCATCGCGATGATAGCGATGATGGCCCCTATTGTTTCTGCTGACGAAGCACAAATTCGGATTGTCAGCTTTCAGGCCTCGGAGGGTGATTCGTACTTTGCAGCATCGATTGTGCCGGCCGCGGATGACGCGTTGCTTTCGGCAGCTTCGAAAGCGGCGGCGGACGTGGTGGTCATCGTTGACACCTCCGCTAGTCAAGCGGGTGAATTCCGCCGCGAGTCGATGTCGGCACTCAAGTCCGTCCTCTCGAACGTGCGTGCGAGCGATCGCGTGAAAGTTTACGCCGCTGACGTCGACGCCGTCGAAATGTCATCGAGCTTCGCCGCCGCAAGCGATTCGGCGACCGAAAACGTGATGTCAAACTTGTCCCGCCGTTTGCCACTCGGCCATACCAACATGGTGGACGTGATCGAGTCGGTCCGTGGTAGTTTGCTAACCCAGCCTCACGCACACACCCGCTCAATCATTTATATCGGCGATGGCGCGTCGATCGACGCGACCGGTAACGAACAACGGTTCGCGGCGATGATCGATGCCCTGCGAGCCGATCACATCACCGTTCATAGCGTCGCCATCGGGCCCACCAAGAACGTCGAACTGATGGCGATCTTGGCGAACCAGACCGGCGGTGTTTTGGGAATTGTCGAAGCGTCCAGCGGCAACACCGCTGCGGCAATCGCACGGCAAGTCACTGAATCGGCTGTGCGTTCACCGATCTGGGTTGAAACACTGAAAGTCCCGGCATCGCTGCAATTGGTTCAAAGCAAACGAATTCCACCGTTGCGAGTCGACCGTGATTCGATCTTGCTCGGTTCAATGAAAGAACCCGTCAAAGAGGTCGCGATTTCACTGCAAGGCGTCACCCCGACCGCCAAGGTTTCGATCGAAGGCGACGCAAGCGTCGAAGCCGACCATCCCGACTTTGGTTTCCTGCCGGGCTTGGTTGAACGAGCCGAAATCAATGACGGTTTGACGTTGCCGACCGCCCACAGTGGACTATTGCGTCAGACGGCCGAACTGATGGCCGCCCAATCCAACGAATTGGTTCGCGCCGGTAAGCTGGCACTCAAACAAGGCAACAAGAAAGGTGCCAAAGCCGTCGCCGACATGGCCGTTCAAGCTGATCCGTCCAACGAAGAGGCAAAGTCGCTACAACGTTTGAGCGGAACGACATTGATCATCCAAAACGAATCGCCGTTCGGTGGCGATGACCTGTTTGGCGAAGCCGGCGGAGACGCCGCAGGCGATGCCGGGGCGTTGGACGATCTGTTCGGTCCCGACGCGAGCGAACCAGCGGCACCGGCTGACGACGCTCCCGCACCGGCAGGCGATGACTTGTTCGGTCCCGCCGATCCTGCACCAGCCGCGCCGGCTCCGACGGCACCGGCTCCTGCCGCTGCAGCCCCGCCTGCGGACGCCGCACCGATGGGACGACGTCCACAAGTGCCTCCAAACCGTACCATTGTCGGCGACGATGAGATCATCGAATCGGGTGGTGACCTACTGCGAAATGTCGAAGCAGCACGAACGGCTGCCGAAGGTCGTTTGCGTGCCGAGGTTCGCGGTGCACTGCGGATTGCCGAGCGGGCATTGCGATCGGATCCCACCGGAGTCGCCGGCCAACTGAAGTCGGTCCTGGCCCGCGTTCAGTCGCTACCGGACATCAATCCGAAGCTACGTCGCGAATTGGAAAGCCAACTGCAATCGGCGATCCAAGCGGCTAGCTCTGCCGAATCGCGTTTCATGGCTCAACAAGAAAACATCGTCGCGCAACAAGAAGCGGCCCGCGCGACGGCTCAGCTGTTGGAAAAGACATACCGACGCGAGGCGACACTACAAACGTTGTCACGCCAGATGAATGCGTTGATCGACGAAGGCCAATACGACAAGGCGGACGGCGAAGTCTCCTTGGAATTTGCGGCACTCGCCGGTGACTCGATCACCGAAGATTCCGTCGCCGGTCGTCACTTCACCGACCAACCTTTGGCACTGCAAGTTTACGATCGCGACCGTCGCTACAAAGAGATGCGTGAGCGTAACTTTGTCGATGCGTTCTCGTTGGTTTTGAAGAGCAACATCCCGTTCGTCGACGAGCCACCGGTGATGTATCCCGATGCCGACGTTTGGCGTGAACTGAGCGATCGCCGGTTGGCCGAGTACAGCTCGATCCAATTGGTCGGCGATAACGAAATGGAACAGTTGATCGAAAAGCGGTTGTCCGACGAAACGTCGCAAACGTTTATCGAGATCCCGCTTAGCGAAGCGATTCGTAAAATCGCCGACGACCACGAGATTCCGATCGTGATCGACCAGCGAGCACTCGAAGAGCTTGGTCTGGATGCCGAAATCGGAGTCAATATTGACCTCAAGAACGTGAGCCTGCGTTCCTTCCTGCGACTGATGCTTCGCGACTTGGATTTGACCTACTTGATCAAAGACGAAGTCATGCAGATCACGACCATTGAAGCCGCTGATGAAAACCTCGTGACGAAAGTCTATCCCGTTGGTGACCTCGTCGTACCGATCATTTCAGGCGGCGGTATGGGCGGCGGCATGGGTGGCGGCATGGGCGGCGGCATGGGTGGTATGGGCGGCGGCATGGGTGGTATGGGCGGCGGCATGGGTGGTATGGGCGGCGGCATGGGTGGCGGCGGTATGATGGGCGGTGGCGCCTTCGTCGTTCCCGATGACGTTGACCTGTCCGACAAAAATGCCAATCGCACTGTTGCCGAAGCCAATGGTGCTCAAGCCAGTGACTCCGAAGCCAGCGCGGGTCGACCGGCCCGTTTAACCGAGGAGCAACTCGCTTCGATCGAGCCGATCAAACTGGAAATCAAAGACGGCCAAACCCGCACGGAAGCTTGGGCGGAATATTTCGCCGGATTGGAAATCAATAGCGCCGTGGAATTGACGTTACTCGATCAACGGATCCGCCGTTCGGTCAGTCGCTATTCCTACAAAGCGGCGGCGGCGGATAAAGCCGGCGATCGCGACGCGGCGACTGAGTGGTTTGCCCAGTCGCGTGACCTGATTCAGGAAGCAATCCTAGCCGGGCACATCCAACCTTGGATGTACCACGCTTACGCGATCGCGCTGACCGCAACCGGTGCACCCGATACCGATGTCGAACGGGCGTTGTTGTCGGCGGTCGACTTTGCCGAAACACCTTCGGATATCTTGAACGTCGCCTCGCGATTGGAAGCCATTGGCTCCAACGCCGCGGCACTGCGTCTATGCAAACGAGTCGCCGATCTTGAACCGAATCGCCGAGAACCTTACGTCGTCGGGATGCGATTGGCCGAGGCGATGGACGACAACGACGCGATTGTCTGGGCATGCAGCGGAGTTCTTTCGCAAGCCTGGCCCGCCGACTTCGCTGATGTTGTGGACAAGGCAAAGTTACTAGCGCGGAGTACCTACGCCGAATTGATCGAAAACGGTGAAACCGAAAAGGCCGCCGCGTTCGGTGAGCAATTGAAACTCGCGTCCGCCCATGACGTCGTGATTCGTGTTTCCTGGACGGGCGATGCCGATATCGATTTGGCCGTCGAAGAACCCAGCGGCACCGTGTGCTCGTTGGAAAATCGATCGAGTGCCGGCGGCGGAACGCTGCTGGGTGACTCGTATCCCGGACAAGGTGAAAGCAAAGCCGGAACGATCTCCGAAACCTATGTTTGCCCACAGGGATTCAGCGGCCAGTATCGTCTGCTGGTTCGAAAGGTTTGGGGAGAAGTTTCGACCGGCCAAGCGACGGTCGAGATCGTCACCGACGCGGGGCGTCCAAGCCAAAAGTTTATTCGCGAAGAAATTCCGTTGACCGAGAAGGACGCCTTGTTCGTGTTCGACGTGAAGGAAGGCAAGCGAAAAGAGATGCTCGGTGAAGCACAATTGGCGCATCTGCGGGACGTCCAACGTGATCTTAATGATCAAATGCTCGGTCAATTTGCTGCACCATCGAATTCCAGCGAAGTGCTGCAAGAGTTGTTCAGTGACGTTAGTCGTTTCGGCGGCGGTGTCTCTGGCGGTGTAAATAACCCGTTCTTCGGCCGAGCTCCCGCGGTCGGGTTCCAACCTGAAATCACGCAGTTGCCCGAAGGGGCGAGTCTTTCGGGACTGGCGATCATCTCGGCAGACCGCCGCTACGTGCGAATCACCCCGTTCCCATTCTTTTCGCAAGTCGGCGACGTGACAACGTTTAACTTCGTCGACGGCGACACCGGTGGCGGTGGCGGAGGTGGCGTCGGCGGCGGTGCCGGTGGCCTAGGCGGAGGCGGTCTTGGCGGCGGTGCCGCTGGCGGCTTCGGCAACTAA
- a CDS encoding Piwi domain-containing protein yields MLQLNGFSTEISGASLTVLKSAISPVQVKETRRKLGNSWFTMFHEGHLYSLAKDENATEGIGDQTLLVLSNHLGLRFVKSMLDQAMRDVFDQYDPVRDRPFTFLAQNKELVGSAAGNIGEMPQLLSSFEIRPKYELEAKLIELRPNELELMLAINLTTRWICTASVVDLSNAGIPLQGIHLVRTNAEPGQRRLIGTFDRIHGNSVVLKESYGEDTEVPAEDVRVEGSKEVFAVCLRRLLGSRYDGFSHAVDNEFGKLCGGAGFDQELQKMEAFLKVKSPVKLHGGVEVTIGDRVRLANEPGYKTIIELPPGKYSFDRSRTKLHQYAWDGLARFGPFDRGSFPTRSPRILLVTPDTVSGKISQALKKFRDGFGSSQKSGYDGFTDTFHLANPVFFPLSVKLLGAEKSEVARIYRAAIEDRLSRDCEFDAAFNILLDEHAGLPDAHNPYLVAKSILLSHGIPVQEARVSTLTADEYPLQFTFRNLATALYAKMGGVPWTVDHGETVDDELVVGIGNAELSGSRFEKRQRHIGITTVFRGDGNYLLSNLSKECKYEDYPAVLRESTVAVLREVKTRNNWQPGQTVRIVFHAFKPLKNVEVADIIASSVKEVGSEQTIEFAFLNVSLDHSFSLLDMAQRGVTKRNQTKGVFVPRRGLSAQVGKYTRLVTTTGPHMVKRANLPLPKPLLIHLHKQSTYRDLSYLSEQVLNFTTLSWRSTLPSEKPVTILYSSLIAELLARMKSVDDWSPAVLNTKLRNSKWFL; encoded by the coding sequence ATGCTTCAATTGAACGGATTTTCGACCGAGATCTCTGGTGCGTCACTAACCGTACTTAAGTCCGCGATCTCTCCGGTCCAGGTAAAGGAAACTAGGCGCAAGCTCGGCAACTCGTGGTTCACCATGTTCCATGAAGGGCACCTCTATTCACTTGCGAAAGACGAGAATGCTACCGAAGGCATCGGTGACCAAACTCTACTGGTACTTTCGAATCACCTCGGCCTTCGTTTCGTAAAGAGCATGCTCGATCAAGCGATGCGAGATGTTTTCGACCAATACGATCCAGTCCGCGACCGCCCATTTACGTTTCTAGCTCAGAACAAAGAACTTGTCGGTTCCGCGGCAGGGAACATAGGGGAAATGCCGCAGTTGTTGTCCAGTTTTGAAATACGCCCGAAGTACGAACTTGAGGCAAAGTTGATTGAGCTTCGACCGAACGAGTTGGAGTTGATGTTGGCGATCAACCTGACGACTCGGTGGATTTGTACTGCGAGCGTTGTTGACTTGTCTAACGCGGGGATTCCACTCCAGGGAATTCACCTCGTGCGAACGAACGCGGAGCCTGGTCAACGACGCCTGATCGGAACTTTCGATCGCATTCACGGCAATTCTGTCGTATTAAAGGAATCGTATGGCGAAGATACTGAAGTTCCCGCAGAGGACGTCAGGGTCGAGGGATCGAAAGAAGTGTTTGCAGTGTGTTTGCGTCGCTTGCTTGGGAGTCGATACGACGGCTTTTCTCACGCAGTCGACAACGAGTTTGGCAAGCTGTGCGGAGGAGCTGGGTTTGACCAAGAATTGCAGAAGATGGAGGCATTCTTAAAGGTCAAGAGTCCGGTGAAGTTGCACGGTGGAGTCGAAGTTACGATCGGAGATCGAGTTCGCTTAGCGAACGAGCCAGGCTACAAAACCATCATCGAACTACCACCGGGCAAGTATTCATTCGATCGTTCACGGACGAAATTGCATCAGTACGCCTGGGATGGTCTGGCAAGATTTGGCCCGTTCGATCGGGGGAGTTTTCCAACTCGATCGCCTCGAATATTGCTTGTCACCCCTGACACCGTGTCCGGCAAGATCAGCCAAGCCCTCAAGAAATTTCGTGACGGATTTGGTTCAAGTCAAAAGAGTGGGTATGACGGATTCACCGACACCTTCCACCTCGCGAATCCAGTATTCTTCCCGCTGTCCGTTAAACTGCTGGGTGCTGAAAAGTCGGAGGTTGCGAGAATATATCGTGCAGCAATTGAAGACCGCTTATCACGGGATTGTGAATTCGACGCAGCCTTCAATATTCTTCTCGATGAGCACGCGGGTTTGCCCGACGCCCACAATCCATATTTGGTTGCCAAATCTATTCTGCTGTCGCACGGTATTCCCGTTCAGGAAGCACGTGTCTCCACGTTGACGGCAGATGAATACCCGCTTCAGTTCACATTCAGGAATCTTGCCACTGCACTCTACGCAAAAATGGGTGGCGTTCCGTGGACTGTTGACCATGGCGAGACCGTCGATGACGAATTGGTCGTAGGCATTGGAAATGCGGAATTGTCAGGGAGCCGCTTTGAAAAACGCCAGCGTCATATAGGGATTACGACGGTCTTTCGTGGTGACGGAAACTACCTGCTCTCGAATCTTTCCAAAGAGTGCAAATACGAAGACTATCCAGCCGTACTTCGCGAGTCGACAGTCGCGGTTCTTCGCGAAGTAAAGACACGGAACAATTGGCAACCCGGGCAAACCGTGAGGATCGTCTTTCACGCATTCAAACCGTTGAAGAACGTTGAGGTGGCTGACATCATTGCCTCCAGTGTCAAAGAGGTGGGCAGTGAGCAAACGATTGAGTTCGCCTTCCTAAACGTATCGCTAGATCATTCGTTTTCTCTGCTCGACATGGCACAGAGAGGTGTGACCAAACGCAATCAAACGAAGGGAGTGTTCGTGCCCCGACGAGGGCTATCTGCACAGGTTGGGAAATACACCCGATTGGTCACAACAACTGGGCCACACATGGTCAAACGTGCGAATTTGCCGCTGCCCAAACCCCTACTGATTCACCTTCACAAACAATCGACCTACCGTGATTTGTCTTACCTTTCTGAACAAGTCCTAAACTTCACGACGCTTTCGTGGAGATCAACGCTGCCATCTGAAAAACCCGTCACCATTCTGTATTCATCGCTGATAGCTGAGTTGCTCGCACGGATGAAGTCCGTCGATGACTGGTCGCCAGCGGTCCTGAACACGAAGCTCCGAAACAGCAAGTGGTTTCTCTGA
- a CDS encoding DUF1571 domain-containing protein, translating into MTTHPQRGRRIAFVCGAAIILVAGVAFAFRSGPEVRQDVVPTSTELLEELDNDHPDGSPTRKSSMREVLELAESALRQMEGTLNDYTATFVKQQRNEAGELSERNEMEVKIQTRLRNETNDAPMRIYLKFIAPESTAGREVIWGKDLYDGLMAVHETSMLLSWKTIWLEPTGMLAMQGQRFPIYEIGLVRLTEQLLERGKQDLDNPDVNVTITKGHEFFGRQCELIRATRSKPGGGEDDFSLAEIIFDPDAMLIVSYRSFGWPEKEGDELPLLESYEYRNLKTNVGLTDADFDVENEAYQYP; encoded by the coding sequence ATGACCACCCATCCTCAACGCGGCCGACGTATCGCCTTTGTCTGCGGTGCAGCGATCATCCTTGTCGCGGGCGTCGCGTTCGCGTTTCGCTCGGGTCCCGAGGTACGGCAAGACGTCGTGCCGACATCGACCGAACTTCTCGAGGAGCTGGACAACGATCATCCGGACGGTTCGCCGACCCGAAAGTCATCGATGCGCGAGGTGTTAGAACTGGCCGAGTCGGCACTGCGACAGATGGAAGGTACGCTCAACGACTACACCGCAACGTTCGTCAAACAACAACGTAACGAAGCCGGTGAACTGAGCGAGCGGAATGAGATGGAAGTGAAAATCCAAACTCGGTTGCGGAACGAAACCAACGATGCCCCGATGCGGATTTATCTCAAGTTTATTGCGCCGGAATCAACTGCCGGGCGTGAGGTAATTTGGGGCAAAGATCTGTATGACGGATTGATGGCGGTGCATGAAACGTCAATGTTACTAAGTTGGAAAACGATCTGGTTGGAACCGACCGGGATGTTGGCAATGCAGGGGCAACGGTTTCCGATTTATGAAATCGGTTTGGTTCGGCTGACCGAACAGTTGCTCGAACGCGGCAAACAGGATTTAGACAATCCCGACGTCAACGTCACGATCACCAAAGGTCATGAATTCTTTGGGCGACAATGTGAGCTGATTCGCGCAACGCGTAGCAAACCCGGTGGCGGTGAAGACGATTTCTCACTCGCCGAAATTATCTTCGACCCCGATGCGATGCTGATTGTCAGCTATCGCAGTTTCGGTTGGCCGGAAAAGGAAGGCGATGAATTACCGCTCTTGGAATCTTACGAGTATCGCAATCTAAAGACCAATGTTGGTTTAACCGACGCGGATTTCGACGTCGAAAACGAAGCGTATCAGTATCCGTGA